A window of the Cicer arietinum cultivar CDC Frontier isolate Library 1 chromosome 6, Cicar.CDCFrontier_v2.0, whole genome shotgun sequence genome harbors these coding sequences:
- the LOC101499292 gene encoding heat shock 22 kDa protein, mitochondrial isoform X2 has translation MLYTHFTPKQSSLAISMASSLTLKRFLSSALLSKSLLRPVASSASRSFNTNAVSQYDDERNVDVDRRSDRSFPHIRRDDLFSDVFDTFSPTRSLSQVLNMMDQLTDNPFLSASRGIGAGGVRRGWDAKETEDALLLRLDMPGLGKEDVKISVEQNTLTIKGKSAKESDEEEESVRRFSSRIDLPEKLYKIDNIKAEMKNGVLKVTVPKIKEEERNDVINVNVE, from the exons ATGCTCTATACACACTTTACTCCCAAACAATCTTCTCTTGCAATCTCAATGGCATCCTCACTTACACTCAAGCGCTTTCTCTCCTCCGCCCTCCTCTCTAAATCTCTTCTTCGCCCAGTTGCTTCTTCCGCTTCCCGCTCTTTCAACACCAACGCCGTCAGCCAGTATGATGATGAACGCAATGTCGACGTTGATCGTCGCTCTGATCGCTCTTTTCCTCACATTCGCCGCGATGATCTCTTCTCAG ATGTGTTCGATACATTTTCCCCAACTCGGAGTCTGAGCCAAGTCCTAAACATGATGGATCAATTAACGGACAATCCATTCCTCTCCGCTTCGCGTGGAATCGGAGCCGGTGGAGTTCGACGCGGGTGGGATGCTAAAGAAACAGAGGATGCTCTGCTTCTCCGTCTGGATATGCCTGGACTCGGCAAGGAAGATGTGAAGATCTCTGTGGAACAGAACACTCTAACTATTAAAGGTAAAAGTGCAAAAGAAAGTGATGAGGAGGAAGAAAGTGTTCGTAGATTCTCTAGTAGAATTGATTTGCCTGAGAAGCTTTACAAGATTGATAACATTAAAGCTGAGATGAAAAACGGTGTGCTTAAGGTTACTGTGCCTAAAATTAAGGAAGAGGAAAGGAACGATGTGATTAATGTTAACGTCGAGTAG
- the LOC101499292 gene encoding heat shock 22 kDa protein, mitochondrial isoform X1 — protein MLYTHFTPKQSSLAISMASSLTLKRFLSSALLSKSLLRPVASSASRSFNTNAVSQYDDERNVDVDRRSDRSFPHIRRDDLFSGNVFDTFSPTRSLSQVLNMMDQLTDNPFLSASRGIGAGGVRRGWDAKETEDALLLRLDMPGLGKEDVKISVEQNTLTIKGKSAKESDEEEESVRRFSSRIDLPEKLYKIDNIKAEMKNGVLKVTVPKIKEEERNDVINVNVE, from the exons ATGCTCTATACACACTTTACTCCCAAACAATCTTCTCTTGCAATCTCAATGGCATCCTCACTTACACTCAAGCGCTTTCTCTCCTCCGCCCTCCTCTCTAAATCTCTTCTTCGCCCAGTTGCTTCTTCCGCTTCCCGCTCTTTCAACACCAACGCCGTCAGCCAGTATGATGATGAACGCAATGTCGACGTTGATCGTCGCTCTGATCGCTCTTTTCCTCACATTCGCCGCGATGATCTCTTCTCAGGTA ATGTGTTCGATACATTTTCCCCAACTCGGAGTCTGAGCCAAGTCCTAAACATGATGGATCAATTAACGGACAATCCATTCCTCTCCGCTTCGCGTGGAATCGGAGCCGGTGGAGTTCGACGCGGGTGGGATGCTAAAGAAACAGAGGATGCTCTGCTTCTCCGTCTGGATATGCCTGGACTCGGCAAGGAAGATGTGAAGATCTCTGTGGAACAGAACACTCTAACTATTAAAGGTAAAAGTGCAAAAGAAAGTGATGAGGAGGAAGAAAGTGTTCGTAGATTCTCTAGTAGAATTGATTTGCCTGAGAAGCTTTACAAGATTGATAACATTAAAGCTGAGATGAAAAACGGTGTGCTTAAGGTTACTGTGCCTAAAATTAAGGAAGAGGAAAGGAACGATGTGATTAATGTTAACGTCGAGTAG